One genomic window of Nicotiana sylvestris chromosome 10, ASM39365v2, whole genome shotgun sequence includes the following:
- the LOC104225091 gene encoding biotin carboxyl carrier protein of acetyl-CoA carboxylase, chloroplastic-like yields MASFTVQCPKISAILNASSQPNTTHNQPQASVSFRSDLRSTPTLFPRLQGSTRLQSEVFKVCAQLNEVVILEKSTNSKPVSEKNEEEVPKPEPSTADASSIQEFMSQAAHLVKLVDSRDIVELQLKQNDCEIVIRKKEAMPQPPIAAAPYVMAPPSFSHAPQLPPVSAPAPAAASPASSAPAPSKPKSSHPPLKCPMAGTFYRSPAPGAPPFVKVGDKVQKGQVICIIEAMKLMNEIEADQSGTVVEVVAEDGKPVSVDTPLFIIEP; encoded by the exons ATGGCTTCTTTCACTGTTCAATGTCCTAAGATTTCTGCTATATTGAATGCTTCATCACAGCCCAACACCACTCATAATCAGCCACAAGCTTCTGTTTCCTTTCGATCTGATTTGAGATCCACCCCTACATTGTTCCCTAGACTCCag GGGTCTACTCGACTCCAATCTGAAGTGTTTAAGGTGTGTGCCCAGCTGAATGAG GTTGTTATCCTTGAGAAGTCTACCAATTCAAAACCAGTTTCTGAAAAAAATGAAGAGGAAGTTCCAAAACCTGAGCCCTCAACTGCAGATGCTTCATCCATTCAAGAATTCATGTCTCAAGCTGCCCATCTCGTTAA GCTTGTGGATTCGAGGGACATCGTGGAGCTGCAGCTAAAGCAGAATGACTGTGAAATCGTCATAAGGAAGAAGGAAGCAATGCCCCAACCACCCATTGCAGCGGCTCCCTATGTTATGGCGCCCCCTTCTTTTTCACATGCACCACAATTGCCTCCTGTGAGTGCCCCTGCCCCTGCCGCTGCATCTCCAGCATCTTCTGCACCTGCACCTTCAAAGCCTAAGTCATCGCATCCTCCACTCAAATGTCCCATGGCTGGGACATTTTATCGTTCTCCAGCTCCAGGGGCCCCACCTTTTGTAAAG GTAGGAGACAAGGTCCAGAAGGGACAAGTAATTTGTATCATTGAGGCGATGAAATTGATGAATGAGATTGAG GCTGATCAATCTGGAACTGTAGTGGAGGTAGTAGCAGAGGACGGTAAGCCTGTTAGTGTGGACACG CCGCTGTTCATCATTGAACCATGA
- the LOC104212216 gene encoding small ribosomal subunit protein eS19x — MEAARTVKDVSPHEFVKAYAAHLKRSGKMELPEWTDLVKTGKLKELAPYDPDWYYIRAASMARKIYLRGGIGVGGFRRIYGGNQRNGSRPRHFCKSSGSVARNILQQLQNMNIVDFDPKGGRRITSNGQRDLDQVAGRIAASL; from the exons ATGGAGGCAGCGAGAACTGTGAAAGATGTTTCCCCTCACGAATTTGTGAAGGCTTATGCCGCTCACCTTAAGCGCTCCGGCAAG ATGGAGCTTCCTGAGTGGACTGATCTCGTCAAGACTGGTAAACTCAAAGAGCTTGCTCCATATGACCCTGATTGGTACTACATTAGAGCTG CTTCTATGGCAAGGAAGATTTATTTGAGGGGCGGTATCGGTGTTGGTGGATTCCGAAGAATCTATGGTGGTAACCAGAGGAATGGCAGCCGCCCTCGTCATTTCTGTAAGAGCAGTGGTTCAGTTGCACGCAACATACTTCAGCAATTGCAGAACATGAACATCGTTGACTTTGATCCTAAGGG TGGAAGGAGAATCACATCCAATGGCCAGCGTGATCTTGACCAAGTTGCTGGAAGAATTGCTGCATCTCTTTAA